A window of the Limanda limanda chromosome 8, fLimLim1.1, whole genome shotgun sequence genome harbors these coding sequences:
- the wnt7bb gene encoding protein Wnt-7b isoform X2 has product MHKPLRKRSVYVLLCFGIIYLRLGALSSVVALGANIICNKIPGLAPRQRAICQSRPDAIIVVGEGAQMGINECQYQFRYGRWNCSALGERTVFGQELRVGSREAAFTYAITAAGVAHAITAACSQGNLSQCGCDREKQGYYNQEEGWKWGGCSADIKYGIEFSRRFVDAREIKKTPRRLMNLHNNEAGRKVLEERMKLECKCHGVSGSCTTKTCWTTLPKFREIGYVLKDKYNEAVHVEVVRASRLRQPTHLKVKQTQGYRKPMETDLVYIERSPNYCEEDASTGSVGTQGRLCNRTSPHTDGCDLMCCGRGYNTHQYTKVWQCNCKFQWCCFVKCNTCSERTEVFTCK; this is encoded by the exons ATGCACAAACCCCTCCGAAAGCGGAGCGTCTACGTGTTGCTGTGTTTTGGCATCATTTACCTCCGGCTCGg GGCCCTGTCCTCGGTGGTGGCTTTGGGTGCCAACATCATCTGCAACAAGATTCCGGGGCTGGCACCTCGCCAGCGGGCCATCTGCCAGAGCCGCCCGGACGCCATCATTGTTGTGGGTGAAGGCGCCCAGATGGGCATCAATGAGTGTCAGTACCAGTTCCGATACGGACGCTGGAACTGTTCGGCGCTGGGAGAAAGGACGGTCTTCGGTCAGGAGCTGCGAGTAG gCAGCCGGGAAGCAGCGTTCACCTATGCCATCACAGCGGCAGGGGTGGCCCACGCCATCACTGCAGCCTGCAGCCAGGGCAACCTGAGCCAGTGCGGCTGCGACCGTGAGAAGCAGGGCTATTACAACCAGGAGGAGGGCTGGAAGTGGGGAGGCTGCTCAGCCGACATCAAGTACGGCATCGAGTTCTCTCGCCGCTTCGTGGATGCCCGGGAGATTAAAAAGACCCCACGCCGCCTCATGAACCTGCATAACAATGAGGCGGGGAGGAAG GTTCTAGAAGAAAGGATGAAGCTAGAGTGCAAGTGCCACGGTGTCTCAGGATCGTGCACCACCAAAACCTGTTGGACTACACTTCCAAAGTTCCGCGAGATTGGCTACGTACTCAAGGACAAGTACAATGAAGCTGTGCACGTGGAGGTAGTCCGGGCTAGCCGACTGCGACAGCCCACCCACCTCAAGGTGAAGCAGACTCAGGGCTACCGCAAGCCCATGGAGACCGATCTCGTCTACATCGAGAGGTCGCCCAACTACTGCGAGGAGGACGCGTCCACAGGGAGCGTGGGCACGCAGGGACGCCTGTGCAACCGCACTTCACCACACACAGATGGCTGCGACCTTATGTGCTGCGGCCGGGGCTACAACACACACCAGTACACCAAAGTGTGGCAGTGCAATTGCAAGTTCCAATGGTGCTGCTTCGTCAAGTGCAACACGTGCAGTGAGAGGACGGAGGTGTTTACCTGCAAATAA
- the wnt7bb gene encoding protein Wnt-7b isoform X1, protein MIIFSSRSVLLSVYYPQIFLILTSGSYLALSSVVALGANIICNKIPGLAPRQRAICQSRPDAIIVVGEGAQMGINECQYQFRYGRWNCSALGERTVFGQELRVGSREAAFTYAITAAGVAHAITAACSQGNLSQCGCDREKQGYYNQEEGWKWGGCSADIKYGIEFSRRFVDAREIKKTPRRLMNLHNNEAGRKVLEERMKLECKCHGVSGSCTTKTCWTTLPKFREIGYVLKDKYNEAVHVEVVRASRLRQPTHLKVKQTQGYRKPMETDLVYIERSPNYCEEDASTGSVGTQGRLCNRTSPHTDGCDLMCCGRGYNTHQYTKVWQCNCKFQWCCFVKCNTCSERTEVFTCK, encoded by the exons ATGATCATCTTCTCGTCGCGCAGTGTACTGCTGTCAGTCTACTACCCGCAGATCTTCCTCATCCTGACGAGTGGCAGCTACCT GGCCCTGTCCTCGGTGGTGGCTTTGGGTGCCAACATCATCTGCAACAAGATTCCGGGGCTGGCACCTCGCCAGCGGGCCATCTGCCAGAGCCGCCCGGACGCCATCATTGTTGTGGGTGAAGGCGCCCAGATGGGCATCAATGAGTGTCAGTACCAGTTCCGATACGGACGCTGGAACTGTTCGGCGCTGGGAGAAAGGACGGTCTTCGGTCAGGAGCTGCGAGTAG gCAGCCGGGAAGCAGCGTTCACCTATGCCATCACAGCGGCAGGGGTGGCCCACGCCATCACTGCAGCCTGCAGCCAGGGCAACCTGAGCCAGTGCGGCTGCGACCGTGAGAAGCAGGGCTATTACAACCAGGAGGAGGGCTGGAAGTGGGGAGGCTGCTCAGCCGACATCAAGTACGGCATCGAGTTCTCTCGCCGCTTCGTGGATGCCCGGGAGATTAAAAAGACCCCACGCCGCCTCATGAACCTGCATAACAATGAGGCGGGGAGGAAG GTTCTAGAAGAAAGGATGAAGCTAGAGTGCAAGTGCCACGGTGTCTCAGGATCGTGCACCACCAAAACCTGTTGGACTACACTTCCAAAGTTCCGCGAGATTGGCTACGTACTCAAGGACAAGTACAATGAAGCTGTGCACGTGGAGGTAGTCCGGGCTAGCCGACTGCGACAGCCCACCCACCTCAAGGTGAAGCAGACTCAGGGCTACCGCAAGCCCATGGAGACCGATCTCGTCTACATCGAGAGGTCGCCCAACTACTGCGAGGAGGACGCGTCCACAGGGAGCGTGGGCACGCAGGGACGCCTGTGCAACCGCACTTCACCACACACAGATGGCTGCGACCTTATGTGCTGCGGCCGGGGCTACAACACACACCAGTACACCAAAGTGTGGCAGTGCAATTGCAAGTTCCAATGGTGCTGCTTCGTCAAGTGCAACACGTGCAGTGAGAGGACGGAGGTGTTTACCTGCAAATAA